The following are encoded in a window of Bacillus sp. SORGH_AS_0510 genomic DNA:
- the rnmV gene encoding ribonuclease M5 — protein sequence MKIKEIIVVEGKDDTTAIKRAVDADTIETNGSAVNQATIEKVRRAQETRGVIIFTDPDFPGEKIRKTIAESVPGCKHAFLTKAEAIAKGGRGLGVEHASPEAIREALKDAQILKDIPSEVITQEDLITAGLIGGDGAKERRILLGEILKIGYTNGKQLHKRLMMFQISKQEFAEALSVVLHREEENE from the coding sequence ATGAAGATTAAAGAAATCATTGTTGTTGAAGGAAAAGATGATACAACGGCAATTAAACGAGCCGTTGATGCAGATACAATCGAAACGAATGGTTCAGCAGTTAATCAAGCAACCATTGAAAAGGTCAGAAGAGCCCAGGAGACAAGGGGAGTAATTATTTTTACTGACCCTGACTTTCCAGGCGAAAAGATTAGAAAGACCATTGCAGAGAGTGTACCCGGCTGTAAACATGCCTTCCTGACCAAAGCAGAAGCAATTGCGAAGGGTGGAAGGGGACTAGGGGTGGAGCATGCCAGTCCTGAAGCGATAAGGGAAGCACTAAAGGATGCTCAGATTCTAAAAGATATACCTTCAGAGGTCATCACTCAGGAAGATTTGATAACAGCTGGCCTCATTGGCGGTGATGGCGCTAAAGAGCGCAGAATCTTGCTGGGAGAGATTTTAAAAATTGGCTATACCAATGGGAAACAATTGCATAAACGCTTAATGATGTTTCAAATAAGCAAACAGGAATTTGCAGAAGCATTAAGCGTTGTCTTACATCGGGAGGAAGAAAATGAATAA
- a CDS encoding TatD family hydrolase, whose amino-acid sequence MLFDTHVHLNADQYDEDLEEVIARAQEAGVTNMVVVGFDRLTITRAMELVEQYDFLYACVGWHPVDAIDMTEEDLEWIEELASHPKVVAIGEMGLDYHWDKSPKEIQKEVFRKQIRLAKKVKLPIVIHNREATADIVEILKEEEAEEVGGIMHCFSGSPEVAKECVKMNFYISLGGPVTFKNAKKPKEVAAEIPLDQLLIETDCPYLAPHPYRGKRNEPGYVRLVAEEIAEIKGLTLEEVAEATTRNAKKVFAIK is encoded by the coding sequence ATGTTATTTGACACACATGTACATTTAAATGCAGATCAATATGATGAGGACCTAGAGGAAGTTATCGCAAGGGCGCAGGAAGCAGGAGTCACTAATATGGTGGTTGTCGGATTTGACCGGCTAACGATTACAAGAGCAATGGAATTAGTAGAACAATATGACTTTTTATATGCCTGTGTTGGCTGGCACCCAGTGGATGCAATCGATATGACAGAAGAGGATTTAGAATGGATTGAGGAGTTAGCATCCCATCCCAAGGTTGTAGCCATCGGTGAGATGGGGTTAGATTACCATTGGGATAAGTCTCCGAAAGAAATTCAGAAAGAGGTATTTCGTAAACAAATCAGATTGGCTAAAAAAGTAAAACTGCCAATCGTGATCCACAACCGGGAAGCGACAGCAGATATCGTAGAGATATTAAAGGAAGAAGAGGCTGAAGAAGTAGGGGGAATCATGCATTGCTTTAGCGGCAGCCCAGAAGTGGCGAAAGAGTGTGTAAAAATGAACTTTTACATTTCTCTCGGGGGGCCTGTGACCTTTAAAAATGCCAAAAAACCGAAGGAAGTAGCAGCAGAAATTCCTTTAGATCAATTGCTCATAGAAACAGACTGCCCTTATTTAGCTCCACACCCATATCGCGGAAAACGAAATGAACCGGGTTATGTTAGGTTGGTAGCTGAAGAAATTGCCGAAATAAAGGGCTTGACATTAGAAGAAGTGGCAGAGGCAACGACACGAAATGCTAAAAAAGTATTCGCCATAAAATGA
- a CDS encoding G5 and 3D domain-containing protein — MKNLFPKSLSGRSWVIIFASLVVLLTTFGILVYEGSKKTVAMTLNGKEMVVKTHADTIKELFDEMDVSLRSQDYLYPNANTKVKDHLKVVWKQANKVHIVKDNEKKTIWTTAKTVAGLLKEQKIALNEHDQISPKPQAAIKDKMNIKIKFAFHLTYVDGGKEQQVWTTSATVADFLTQQGIILDKLDRVEPSLTATIKKNGVVNVIRVEKVTDVVEEPVQFAVVTKKDESLEKGKERVISAGMHGLVSRQYEVVLENGKEVSRKLISEQNLKEKKDKIVAVGTKDLALQVSRGAVETGKEFYVSSTAYTANCNGCSGRTATGLNLRANPNMKIIAVDPRIIPLGTKVYVEGYGYAVAADTGGAIKGYKIDVFMPSNQDCYRWGRKKVKIRILQ, encoded by the coding sequence ATGAAAAACCTGTTTCCCAAGTCTTTGAGTGGAAGGTCATGGGTCATCATTTTTGCTAGTCTAGTAGTTTTGCTAACTACTTTTGGGATTCTTGTTTATGAAGGATCGAAGAAGACAGTCGCAATGACACTGAATGGCAAAGAGATGGTCGTGAAAACACATGCAGATACGATCAAAGAGTTATTTGATGAAATGGATGTCTCACTTCGCTCACAAGACTACTTGTATCCAAACGCTAATACAAAGGTGAAGGACCACCTTAAGGTTGTTTGGAAACAAGCAAACAAGGTTCACATTGTCAAAGACAACGAGAAGAAAACGATCTGGACAACAGCCAAAACGGTGGCTGGGCTCTTAAAAGAGCAGAAAATTGCATTAAATGAGCATGATCAAATTTCACCGAAACCACAAGCGGCAATAAAAGATAAGATGAATATAAAAATAAAGTTCGCTTTTCATCTTACATATGTGGACGGCGGTAAAGAACAACAAGTTTGGACCACTTCGGCTACGGTCGCTGACTTTTTAACACAACAGGGAATCATACTAGATAAACTAGACCGAGTTGAACCGTCATTAACAGCAACCATCAAAAAGAATGGTGTAGTTAACGTCATTCGAGTAGAAAAAGTCACCGATGTAGTGGAAGAACCAGTTCAGTTTGCCGTGGTTACGAAAAAGGATGAAAGTCTAGAAAAAGGAAAAGAAAGAGTTATAAGTGCGGGTATGCATGGCCTTGTTTCCAGGCAGTACGAAGTCGTGCTGGAAAATGGAAAAGAGGTATCTAGGAAACTAATAAGTGAGCAAAATCTCAAAGAAAAAAAGGATAAAATTGTGGCTGTCGGAACGAAGGACCTGGCTTTACAAGTATCTCGTGGTGCTGTAGAAACAGGCAAAGAGTTTTATGTATCGTCAACAGCCTATACTGCAAATTGTAATGGCTGTTCCGGTCGTACGGCAACGGGTCTAAACTTACGTGCTAATCCGAATATGAAAATCATCGCTGTTGATCCTAGAATTATTCCGCTGGGTACGAAGGTGTATGTGGAAGGCTATGGATATGCGGTAGCTGCAGATACAGGCGGAGCGATAAAGGGTTATAAAATTGATGTTTTCATGCCGTCTAACCAGGATTGCTATCGATGGGGCCGAAAGAAGGTAAAAATTAGAATTTTACAGTAG
- a CDS encoding small, acid-soluble spore protein, alpha/beta type — protein sequence MARRRGIMSDRLKEELAKELGFYDVVQKEGWGGIKSKDAGNMVKRAVELAQQQMINRRSHF from the coding sequence ATGGCTAGAAGAAGAGGGATTATGTCGGATCGGTTAAAAGAAGAGCTTGCAAAAGAACTTGGTTTTTATGATGTGGTTCAAAAAGAAGGTTGGGGCGGTATCAAGTCTAAGGACGCAGGAAATATGGTAAAGCGGGCCGTAGAACTTGCCCAACAGCAAATGATCAATCGACGTTCACATTTTTAA
- the rsmA gene encoding 16S rRNA (adenine(1518)-N(6)/adenine(1519)-N(6))-dimethyltransferase RsmA has product MNKDIATPVRTRAILEKYGFSFKKSLGQNFLIDTNILKKIVSFADLTENSGAIEIGPGIGALTEQLARSSKKVVAFEIDQRLLPILKDTLSPYPHVKVIHKDVLEADVQSVMTEEFQDMEDIMVVANLPYYVTTPIIMKLLEEHLPIRGIVCMLQKEVADRISAKPGTKDYGSLSIAVQYYTEAETVMIVPKTVFVPQPNVDSAVIRLTRRSQPAVSVKDENFFFQVTKASFAQRRKTILNNLTSQLPDGKQKKEEILSALSASGIEPTRRGETLSLEEFGLLSDELYPYFH; this is encoded by the coding sequence ATGAATAAAGATATTGCAACCCCTGTGAGAACAAGGGCGATTTTAGAGAAATATGGTTTTTCATTTAAGAAAAGCTTAGGTCAAAACTTCTTAATCGACACAAACATTTTAAAAAAGATTGTTAGTTTTGCGGATTTAACTGAGAATTCAGGTGCTATTGAAATTGGCCCAGGAATTGGAGCACTTACGGAACAATTAGCTCGTTCGAGTAAAAAGGTCGTGGCCTTTGAAATTGATCAACGACTTTTACCTATTCTGAAGGATACATTATCACCCTATCCACATGTCAAAGTGATTCATAAAGATGTTCTTGAAGCAGATGTACAAAGTGTAATGACTGAAGAATTTCAGGACATGGAAGATATTATGGTCGTGGCGAATTTGCCTTACTATGTCACCACGCCGATTATTATGAAGCTTCTGGAGGAGCATCTGCCTATTCGTGGAATTGTTTGTATGCTTCAAAAAGAGGTGGCAGACCGTATTTCGGCTAAGCCAGGCACTAAGGATTATGGTTCACTTTCTATTGCCGTACAGTATTATACAGAAGCTGAGACCGTTATGATTGTCCCTAAAACGGTGTTTGTTCCACAGCCCAATGTAGATTCTGCTGTCATTCGCTTAACCAGACGCAGCCAGCCGGCGGTTTCTGTGAAGGATGAGAACTTCTTTTTCCAAGTGACGAAAGCAAGCTTTGCACAGAGGAGAAAGACGATCTTGAATAACTTAACGAGTCAGCTCCCGGATGGAAAGCAGAAGAAGGAAGAAATCCTTTCCGCGCTATCAGCAAGTGGAATTGAGCCAACGCGCAGGGGAGAGACCCTCTCATTAGAGGAATTTGGCCTATTAAGCGATGAACTATACCCATACTTCCATTAG
- the yabG gene encoding sporulation peptidase YabG, translating into MNIKINDVVGRKSYNCDILFRVIDIQHMNGQRLAILYGEDFRLVADSPFNDLVVIDLNERVKLEQEYRVLEEQSLKLFEQDVDLIRQRQEYEATGGYVKPSNYFQIPGKVLHLDGDPAYLKKCMLLYEKIGIPVLGIHCNEKEMPEKIGELIDYYRPDILVITGHDAYSKAKGKITDINAYRHSKHFVQTVREARRKIPHLDQLVIFAGACQSHFESLIHAGANFASSPSRINIHALDPVYIVAKISFTPFMERINVWDVLRNTLTGEKGLGGIETKGVLRTGMPYRPHQEEEE; encoded by the coding sequence GTGAATATAAAAATAAACGATGTGGTAGGTAGAAAATCATATAACTGTGATATTCTATTTCGCGTTATTGATATTCAACATATGAATGGCCAAAGACTTGCCATCCTTTATGGAGAGGACTTTCGCCTTGTTGCGGATTCACCTTTCAATGATCTAGTCGTCATCGATCTAAATGAACGAGTGAAGCTGGAACAGGAATATAGGGTGCTGGAGGAGCAATCATTAAAGTTGTTTGAACAAGATGTGGATCTAATAAGGCAGAGACAGGAATATGAGGCCACAGGGGGATATGTGAAGCCTAGTAATTACTTTCAAATCCCAGGGAAGGTCCTTCATTTAGATGGAGATCCCGCTTATTTAAAAAAATGTATGCTGTTATACGAAAAAATAGGGATACCTGTTCTCGGGATACATTGCAACGAGAAGGAAATGCCAGAAAAAATTGGGGAACTCATTGATTACTACCGGCCCGATATTCTTGTAATCACCGGCCACGACGCCTATTCGAAAGCAAAGGGAAAGATAACCGATATTAATGCCTACCGCCATTCTAAGCATTTTGTCCAAACAGTCAGAGAGGCGAGGCGAAAAATCCCTCACTTAGACCAACTTGTCATCTTTGCAGGCGCCTGTCAGTCACATTTTGAATCTCTCATCCATGCAGGAGCCAACTTTGCCAGTTCCCCATCTAGAATTAATATCCATGCTTTAGATCCTGTCTATATTGTTGCAAAAATAAGTTTTACCCCTTTTATGGAGAGAATAAATGTTTGGGATGTTCTTAGAAACACATTGACTGGAGAAAAGGGGCTTGGAGGAATTGAAACAAAAGGGGTCTTACGAACAGGAATGCCCTACCGGCCCCACCAAGAAGAAGAGGAATAA
- the veg gene encoding biofilm formation stimulator Veg, whose amino-acid sequence MPKTLADIKKALDTNLGKRLLLKANGGRRKTIERSGVLAETYPSVFVIELDQDENSFERVSYSYADVLTETVQITFYDETTGHVALS is encoded by the coding sequence ATGCCAAAAACCTTAGCCGATATTAAAAAGGCTCTCGACACAAATTTAGGGAAAAGGTTACTGCTAAAGGCAAATGGAGGACGTAGGAAGACGATTGAACGTTCCGGTGTTTTAGCTGAAACTTACCCATCAGTTTTTGTTATTGAACTAGACCAAGATGAAAACTCATTCGAGCGTGTTTCATACAGCTATGCGGATGTGTTAACAGAGACAGTTCAAATTACATTCTACGATGAAACAACAGGACATGTAGCTTTAAGTTAG